The Desulfovibrio sp. Fe33 genome includes a window with the following:
- the modB gene encoding molybdate ABC transporter permease subunit gives MDVSSLLVTGNLALAVTPVLLALCMPLAYWLAMSDAPGKRYIEAACNLPMVLPPTVLGFGLLMLMSPKSPFGAAWEAAFGFPLPFSFTGLVLGSLAYSLPFGVLPMRAAFEKVEPGIIEAARSSGMTGFQAFRHVVLPNAMGGVTASAALIFAHTVGEFGVALMLGGSIPGRTKVASIAIFEHTEALEYGQAGLLSLALLIVSYAALLVIGRCNAAGRAASPRATARRTFPRDATFENAKRGFHADHIHAVR, from the coding sequence ATGGATGTTTCCTCGCTTTTGGTCACCGGCAACCTGGCCCTGGCGGTCACCCCGGTCCTGCTCGCCCTGTGTATGCCCCTGGCCTACTGGCTGGCCATGTCCGACGCCCCGGGCAAGCGGTACATCGAGGCGGCGTGCAACCTGCCCATGGTCCTGCCGCCCACGGTGCTCGGCTTCGGCCTGCTCATGCTCATGAGCCCGAAATCGCCCTTCGGAGCGGCCTGGGAAGCCGCCTTCGGTTTTCCCCTGCCCTTCTCCTTCACCGGCCTGGTCCTCGGCTCCCTGGCGTACAGCCTGCCCTTCGGCGTGCTGCCCATGCGCGCGGCCTTCGAAAAGGTCGAACCCGGCATCATCGAAGCGGCGCGCTCCTCGGGCATGACCGGCTTCCAGGCCTTTCGCCACGTGGTCCTGCCCAACGCCATGGGCGGCGTCACGGCCTCGGCCGCGCTGATCTTCGCGCACACCGTAGGCGAGTTCGGCGTTGCGCTCATGCTCGGCGGCTCCATTCCGGGCCGCACCAAGGTGGCTTCCATCGCCATCTTCGAACACACCGAGGCATTGGAATACGGCCAGGCGGGCCTGCTCTCCCTGGCCCTGCTGATCGTCAGCTATGCGGCCCTGCTCGTCATCGGACGGTGCAACGCCGCCGGACGCGCCGCATCGCCGCGGGCCACGGCTCGTCGGACGTTTCCACGCGACGCCACTTTTGAAAACGCCAAGAGAGGTTTTCATGCGGACCATATCCACGCAGTACGGTGA
- a CDS encoding protein-tyrosine phosphatase family protein has protein sequence MADNTLAYKVTWVTDQLGVGNAPMSYPQLEAIRAQGVDAILNLCGEFCDLHDIEKGAGFEVHYLPLEDEEAPGLIELEKTLEWLDEAIYLGKKVLIHCRHGIGRTGTVLNAYLLRRGLGHKLAGKALKKLKSKPANFVQWRTIRKYGKQSGQLTVREPSLEFKRLVDLSPFFNDYMELVQRVDESGQAVDGLACGLDHSQCCSTPVSLTLAEAVYISHRINQKLSGEERLSVIERAVATAQAERKAAKDFGSGEDGEYCLSEAGAVCPLLKDDKCLLFEHRPIQCRAFGLDQHDAGGLWETLITPALSKISSEIWFAYTGSMVSGEMPFFALPDVVSGKFVETVFRFMMRQGLE, from the coding sequence ATGGCTGATAACACGCTTGCCTACAAGGTCACCTGGGTAACGGACCAGCTCGGCGTGGGCAACGCGCCCATGAGCTATCCTCAGCTTGAGGCCATCCGCGCGCAGGGGGTGGACGCCATTCTCAACCTGTGCGGGGAGTTCTGCGATCTTCACGACATCGAGAAGGGCGCGGGATTCGAGGTGCATTACCTGCCCCTGGAAGACGAGGAGGCGCCCGGCCTCATCGAGCTGGAGAAGACCCTGGAGTGGCTGGACGAGGCCATCTACCTGGGCAAGAAGGTGCTCATTCACTGCCGCCACGGCATAGGCCGGACCGGCACGGTCCTGAACGCCTATCTGCTTCGGCGGGGGCTGGGCCACAAGCTCGCGGGCAAGGCGCTCAAGAAGCTCAAGAGCAAGCCCGCCAACTTTGTCCAGTGGCGGACCATCCGCAAGTACGGCAAGCAGTCGGGGCAGCTCACCGTGCGTGAGCCGTCCCTGGAATTCAAGCGCCTGGTGGACCTTTCGCCCTTCTTCAACGACTACATGGAATTGGTCCAGCGTGTGGACGAGAGCGGCCAGGCCGTCGACGGGCTCGCCTGCGGCCTGGATCACAGCCAGTGTTGCTCCACTCCGGTCTCCCTGACCCTGGCGGAGGCCGTGTACATTTCCCACCGCATCAATCAGAAGCTGTCCGGCGAGGAGCGTCTCAGCGTCATTGAGCGGGCCGTGGCCACGGCCCAGGCCGAGCGCAAGGCCGCCAAAGATTTTGGGTCGGGGGAGGACGGCGAATACTGCCTGTCCGAGGCCGGGGCGGTCTGCCCGTTGCTCAAGGACGACAAGTGTCTGCTCTTCGAGCACCGACCCATCCAGTGCCGCGCCTTCGGACTGGACCAGCATGACGCCGGGGGGCTGTGGGAGACCCTCATCACTCCGGCCCTGAGCAAGATTTCCTCGGAAATATGGTTTGCCTACACCGGGTCCATGGTGTCCGGCGAGATGCCCTTTTTCGCCTTGCCGGACGTGGTTTCCGGAAAGTTCGTGGAAACCGTTTTCCGGTTCATGATGCGCCAGGGGCTGGAATAG
- a CDS encoding LeuA family protein, whose protein sequence is MLIDTTLREGAQLFGAYFSMAARERIVSGLLAIGVEEIELGWVGQEGLDELLRRAKKRRGRTALSVWSPCRETDIRTAARLGIERISIGVPVSDLHIEKRLRTNREGLLERLARTVLAARLMGIEYVSVGLEDVSRADRDFAIKAAGLAQDVGASRVRLSDSLGLLTPAATMELVAAFRDKLDIDLAVHCHDDFGMATANAVTALSAGADYADASLLGIGERSGIAAIEELAAYLAIKEESHAYDVQNLGGLCHFVSEAAGVPVPRTKAIAGKDIFACESGLHAHALSKSPGLFEPFDPERIGANRMVAVGGKSGRAAVARALADNGLDLPEQGLAALVHEVRKLAWELERPLTGSELTELAKN, encoded by the coding sequence ATGTTGATCGACACCACACTCAGGGAAGGAGCGCAGCTTTTCGGGGCCTACTTTTCCATGGCGGCCAGGGAACGGATCGTATCCGGCCTGCTGGCCATCGGCGTGGAAGAGATCGAGCTTGGCTGGGTCGGCCAGGAAGGGTTGGACGAACTTCTGCGAAGGGCGAAAAAACGGCGCGGCCGCACCGCCCTGTCCGTCTGGTCGCCCTGCCGCGAGACGGACATCCGCACAGCCGCGCGGTTGGGAATCGAACGCATCAGCATCGGCGTCCCGGTTTCCGACCTGCACATCGAAAAACGGCTCCGCACCAACCGCGAGGGGCTTCTGGAGCGATTGGCCCGCACCGTGCTCGCGGCCCGTCTCATGGGCATCGAATACGTTTCCGTAGGACTTGAGGACGTATCCAGGGCAGATCGGGACTTCGCCATCAAGGCGGCCGGGCTGGCGCAGGATGTGGGCGCGTCCCGCGTCCGCCTGTCAGACTCCCTCGGCCTGCTCACCCCCGCCGCGACCATGGAGCTCGTTGCCGCATTCAGGGACAAGCTCGATATCGACCTGGCCGTGCATTGCCACGACGACTTCGGCATGGCCACGGCCAATGCCGTCACCGCGCTGTCCGCCGGGGCGGATTACGCCGACGCCAGCCTGCTCGGCATAGGCGAGCGGTCGGGCATCGCGGCCATCGAGGAGCTGGCCGCCTATCTGGCAATCAAGGAGGAAAGCCATGCGTATGATGTTCAGAACCTTGGCGGACTCTGCCATTTCGTTTCTGAAGCTGCCGGGGTACCGGTTCCCCGAACCAAGGCGATCGCGGGCAAGGACATTTTCGCTTGCGAGTCCGGCCTGCACGCGCACGCCCTCAGCAAATCACCCGGTCTTTTCGAACCGTTCGATCCCGAGCGCATCGGCGCGAACCGGATGGTCGCGGTTGGCGGAAAAAGTGGGCGAGCGGCAGTGGCCCGCGCCCTCGCCGACAACGGCCTCGACCTTCCGGAGCAGGGGCTTGCGGCCCTTGTCCACGAAGTAAGGAAACTGGCCTGGGAGTTGGAACGCCCCCTGACCGGCAGTGAATTGACCGAACTCGCCAAGAATTAG
- the nifH gene encoding nitrogenase iron protein — protein MRKVAIYGKGGIGKSTTTQNTVAGLAEMGRKVMVVGCDPKADSTRLLLGGLAQKSVLDTLREEGEDVELDDIRKPGFGGTWCVESGGPEPGVGCAGRGIITSINMLESLGAYEESEGLDYAFYDVLGDVVCGGFAMPIRDGKAQEIYIVCSGEMMAMYAANNICKGIMKYAESGGVRLGGLICNSRNTDREADLITELAAKLGTQMIYFVPRDNDVQRAEINRKTVIEWDGSVPQADEYRGLAKAIDENQMFVIPTPLEIEELEQLLLDYGIMEAA, from the coding sequence ATGCGGAAAGTAGCGATCTATGGAAAGGGCGGCATCGGAAAGTCCACCACCACACAGAACACTGTCGCCGGTCTGGCGGAAATGGGCCGCAAGGTCATGGTCGTCGGCTGTGACCCCAAGGCCGACTCCACCCGCTTGTTGCTCGGCGGTCTGGCCCAGAAGTCCGTTCTGGACACCCTGCGCGAGGAAGGCGAGGACGTGGAGCTGGACGATATCCGCAAGCCCGGTTTCGGCGGCACCTGGTGTGTCGAGTCCGGCGGCCCGGAACCCGGCGTCGGTTGCGCAGGCCGCGGCATCATTACTTCCATCAACATGCTCGAGTCTCTTGGAGCCTATGAGGAATCCGAGGGTCTGGACTACGCCTTCTACGACGTCCTCGGCGATGTCGTCTGTGGCGGCTTCGCCATGCCCATCCGCGACGGCAAGGCCCAGGAAATCTACATCGTCTGCTCCGGCGAGATGATGGCCATGTACGCGGCCAACAACATCTGCAAGGGCATCATGAAATACGCCGAATCCGGCGGCGTCCGCCTGGGCGGTCTTATCTGCAACTCCCGCAACACGGACCGCGAGGCCGATCTGATCACCGAACTGGCGGCCAAGCTCGGCACCCAGATGATCTACTTCGTTCCCCGCGACAACGACGTGCAGCGTGCCGAGATCAACCGCAAGACCGTCATCGAATGGGACGGCTCCGTGCCCCAGGCCGATGAATACCGCGGACTCGCCAAGGCCATCGACGAGAACCAGATGTTCGTCATCCCGACTCCCCTGGAGATCGAAGAGCTGGAGCAGCTCCTGCTCGATTACGGCATCATGGAAGCTGCTTAA